The Amphiura filiformis chromosome 12, Afil_fr2py, whole genome shotgun sequence genome includes a region encoding these proteins:
- the LOC140166599 gene encoding UDP-glucuronosyltransferase 2B10-like, producing the protein MVAITASMILKRLHILAQLLLYCTTSVVSYKILVAGDAGGGSHYYILERIAKALAQRDHDVTVYVSDMYTKHRQEPSLKFVTYESLVTMDEWEGLLSNITSSYLSGEDFLSQIQSQLKAIPFVFKLMRDQCHSALVDKQLLNQLREEHFDIIVGDFYFICTSLLGQALDKPYVLIDSPLPTARHYSVNNNPINPSYIPATQTGFDHQMKFVTRLMNSFQVCLEYLIGFKLFADYDHLKQIHNIKPEVSTFTTLGQAEIFFMNNDFTLDFPKPLMPNTIPVGGILTRPGKPLHPELEAFVQGSEDGTIIFSLGGYVSIVKQDMADMFAGAFARLKQRVIWKQRGKTPRVTPPNVKMMEMIPQNDLLGHPNTRLLVYHCGVNGAYEAIYHGIPVICLPVFYDQPDIAQRIASKGAGLRLDINTVTSEILVEAIQRVLDDDSFRSNMRTLSAIFKDKPNHPADEVALWTEYVVRHGGAGHLRSAAYDLNLLQYLLLDVILFLTICIITVIVIMATCCRCFVVIVKRKFCSKKVKAE; encoded by the exons ATGGTCGCAATCACAGCAAGCATGATACTAAAAAGGCTACACATATTGGCGCAATTACTACTTTACTGTACAACATCGGTAGTTTCTTATAAAATATTAGTAGCTGGCGATGCAGGTGGTGGAAGTCACTACTATATTCTAGAGAGGATAGCAAAGGCACTAGCTCAACGAGACCATGATGTAACTGTGTATGTAAGCGATATGTACACAAAGCATAGACAAGAACCGTCTTTGAAATTTGTGACATATGAGTCTTTGGTTACAATGGACGAATGGGAAGGTTTGCTGTCGAACATAACTTCAAGTTACCTTTCGGGAGAGGACTTTTTGTCACAAATTCAAAGTCAACTGAAAGCCATACCTTTCGTTTTTAAACTGATGAGAGACCAGTGTCATTCTGCACTTGTAGATAAACAACTTTTGAATCAACTGAGAGAAgaacattttgatatcattgtTGGCGATTTTTATTTCATCTGCACAAGTCTACTAGGACAAGCTCTAGATAAACCTTATGTTCTTATAGACAGCCCTCTGCCTACAGCACGGCATTATTCGGTAAATAACAACCCTATCAACCCTTCATACATTCCTGCTACGCAAACTGGATTTGATCATCAAATGAAATTTGTGACTCGGTTAATGAATTCTTTTCAAGTATGCCTGGAATATCTTATTGGTTTTAAGTTGTTTGCCGACTACGACCATCTGAAACAAATTCACAACATCAAGCCAGAGGTGTCGACTTTTACCACTTTAGGTCAAGCAGAGATATTCTTTATGAATAATGATTTTACGTTAGATTTTCCCAAACCATTAATGCCAAACACGATACCAGTCGGTGGGATCTTAACTCGTCCAGGAAAACCTCTGCATCCG GAACTTGAAGCTTTCGTACAGGGATCTGAAGATGGAACTATCATATTTTCGTTGGGTGGCTATGTGTCCATCGTGAAACAAGATATGGCGGATATGTTTGCTGGGGCATTTGCAAGACTTAAACAGCGTGTGATATGGAAACAAAGAGGAAAAACGCCAAGAGTCACACCTCCCAATGTCAAAATGATGGAGATGATACCACAAAATGATTTACTAG GGCATCCAAATACCAGACTTTTAGTATATCATTGTGGCGTAAATGGTGCATATGAGGCCATCTATCATGGGATACCAGTAATATGTCTTCCTGTCTTCTATGATCAACCTGATATAGCTCAACGTATTGCTAGTAAAGGAGCTGGGCTGAGACTGGATATCAATACAGTGACTAGTGAGATATTGGTTGAAGCCATACAGCGAGTACTTGATGACGACAG CTTTCGATCCAACATGCGCACTTTATCAGCCATATTCAAAGATAAACCAAACCATCCTGCTGACGAAGTCGCTCTCTGGACTGAATACGTCGTACGACATGGTGGGGCAGGACATCTTAGATCGGCTGCTTATGACCTGAACCTCTTGCAATATCTACTTCTCGATGTCATTCTGTTtttgactatctgcataattacTGTCATTGTAATCATGGCGACATGCTGCAGGTGTTTTGTTGTCATCGTAAAAAGGAAGTTTTGTTCTAAGAAAGTGAAAGCAGAATAA